The DNA sequence catttaaagttttaaatgaacaaaattaagaattaaattcaagtattttttttaaaaaaattatgtaatattaaaaaaaatctttgCAGTAaatgcatcgcacgggttttaaacGAGTATTTTATAAAATGTCCTCAACTAAAAAACTTGAAGTGAacatataattttaataaatctTTCACAGagttatatttagtttttttaaCGGCTATATTATCATATATCGAAAAATAAATGATTGAAAttctaaataaaaaaaattgaatttggACTATTAACACATAACATAGTTACTTAGATACACAATACACGAGCACTTTTAGATAACTTAATTGGTTAAGAGTTTATCCTCTAAGTACTGGGTTCGATCATTGCTCATCCCGAGAATTTATGAGAACAAATAATCATTTATAAGGCTATAAGccatatttgtaaaaaaaaatacACAATACACAATGACCCTAAAGAATTCGGACCGTATCCGCCATGGGTAACCGGCACGCTACTAGCCAACGTACCTTGCACTTCTGAACCGGCCCAATTTGAACCGACTAAAACCGGGCTTCCGGACGGTTCAAGCCCGCACGAGTGGCCACATCCAGCAGCATGAGTTCTTATAATTCAGGTGAAACCCCTGAATCTCCCCCAGTTAGTGTAAGTCTGCAAGTAGCTGCATGGTGCTACTATACCTTCTCATTTACTTTATAGATCTATTTCCTCTATATTAAATTAAATCTAAATATCTCAGCAGTTACCTAGTAAATCAGAATCAGATAGTCTGCATCTTACTTTTGatgtttatttttattataaaaaaattattgccaaATTCGCCATGAAACTCGGACGAAAGAGGATAAGTCATTTACCACTAGATTATCTCATCACACTCTTTTCTAAAACACTCATTTAGAAAGAAAAACATAAACCAAACATGGGATTATTTCCGCAGACAGAAACGAGAGATTCAAGTTTTAGTTAATAACTTCTTAATCATGTTAACATATGCAACTCCAGAACCAGTTCCGACAAAAGATAAGCTAAGCCCCGTTTATCTACATGTGCAACGTAGACTTGAAACAAGTTGTAAGTTTGTGAAAATGGCAGTAAATTAGGACACCGAATCTAAACAAATGAAACTGTTCTGCTAAGAACTGAAAACACCAAAACTTCACAAACATTATGTAATGTCACAAGTACATAAGCCTCAGATGCTTAGTTTTCATTCTTAATCCTTTTGTTATTCTTGATAGTTACGCTTACAGGAGAAAATAGAACATATACAGTATATAATACTTTCAGACCAACCACAAAAAGTGAACACAAGTAGTGGTAGCCCACCTTAAATTGTTTTTATGAATTTTGGCTATGAAGGAGCCAAGATACATACAATCATAAAATTTTAAGTTTTACCAAAACCAGAGCTACATACATACATCAACACTTGGGAGGATCAAACGTTCCCGTAAAGATTACCATGTATGTATATGATACAGCCGCATTAGTATGTCAATATGTGCTTGCGCGGTCTTTATAATTTGAATCATTGGAGATGCAAATCCTTTGACCTGCCTGATGGATCATATCTGCAAAGTGCAGCTTAAGTTGTAATGCTTCCAAAGAAGAGGACACATTTTGAAGTTTGAAAATGATTAACACAAATATGCAGACATTCAATTGCCAGGAAATGCAAACCTGAATCGATCTCTTTGCCTACTACAAATTCGGTCCTTTGGAGATGATGTATTTGCGACACCTGCCTGCCGCATCATTTCTGCAAAGTCCAAGGTATAGGGTTTAGAGGTGTTAAATCAATTTTCAACATTGAAGCTATTCTGGAAAGATATAATTAAACTTAAGCTGCTAAGAGTTTAGTGTTTCTGCAGCTGAATGGAGACGAGGAATGATGGATTTTGTAAAATTTTAGGGTTAAGAACGTTTTGGGTATCTAAAGCAGGACCCCAGAATGGAATACATCATACACATATGCTTATGTCATCATAGAGTAGAGAGGACAGCATACAACTGGAAAGGGTGTGAAAGTGTACAATGatcagattttttttatttatgtaataGGTCTTGTTAGCCTTGGATGTTGCGTCTCCAAAGAGGGAAGATTCTAGGGAAGATTCCAGGGATTTCGTAGGTATAGTATCAAGGTGATGTTACACGCGCCCATGGCTACATAATTTAAACCTTTTGATGAAATTAAATAAATGTTGTCCACGAAATCCAATTGAAATTGTCAGAACTCTTCACTGGCAAAAAGTAAACATACACATCAGATAGGAAATTGACATACCTCGTTTCCTTTCGATCTCTTCATCAAGCTCTTCTTTCCATTTTCTTTGCCTCTCGGAGAAGCTTGCGCTGTCAGGAAAAGTTTCTAGTCTCAAGTTAAAAACAAAAAACATAATATTACCAATTACAAGCTAAAGAAAGAATCATAATTGCTCTCTTCGGAACCTGTTATTGGCTCCTTATAAATATATTAGAGATACGTGTATTTTACAGTTTTTGTGAAAGAAAAATAGAGTTGAGAAAAAAAACTAATTCGCAGAACCTTTAACTTATTAGGAAAACATATAAAATATATTCTATTTGTTCGATTCAGTTCTCTAAAATAAGCTATGAAGATAAAGGCAATTACTGAATAAACAATACACAAACCTAAGACTGTCTCGCTCTTGATTAGGAACCTCCTTAAGTTCCACATATGGAGGTGACTTTGATTTCTGCATAGCTTGATGACTTGAACTGCCATTTGATACGTGTTTAGAGCAATTCTCGGGGCTTGCAGTATAGGCAACATCTACAGCAGCAGAATATCTTCTGCTAGGCACCCGATTTGGTGACTTGCTTTTCGGAGGTAAGTTACAATTATATGCTAAGTTTTCTTTATTTTCAGTCCCAACAGCACTAATAGAACACATTGGGTTCAGAGAGTTGTTAAATTCTTCAAATAGAGGTGACTGCAGCTTTTTCAAAACTAGAGCCTGAAACAGTTTCCAAGAGAATAAGGCTTCAATCAAAAATTGAATACAAAGATAAATTGTCCAACTCACACAAGTAATAGTTCGCAGGAAAAGAGTGTGAAAGTGAGACCTTCTCATCAAGGAATGCTATAATTTTTGACTCCGTAACTTCATCCTCGTCGTCTGTTGTCAATGTGCCGCTTGGAAATGTAAAGTCAATATCCCCATTACCCGATGATCCATATCTTACAGAATGATTATTGGTAGTTCCGCTTGGAAAAATATTCGTGACACCTTTCTCCAGTACTGGACTATCATCGAACTTACATTGCCAATCATCATTAGGTTCGCACATCGGGTTAAAACTCTGATAATGTAGAAATAAAGAGTTATAACTGAATACAAACTACAATAACAACATAAAAACAAAGGATGCTGAGGCACTTAATTACCTTGTTTACATCAGCAGAAAGGGATGTTGAACTACGCTTCACTGATACATCACTAAAGAAATCTTCATCATCTATTTGACACATATCGTCATTATCGTAATTGCTAGACCCCCAGTTGGGTGCATCTCTTGATAAATTTTCAGGATATACTGTAGAGCACCTCACACTACACATATCATGCGATTCATCAGAACCTATGCCAAATGGTATCTTCCCGGGATTCATGCTGCAGCACATATAATGTTTAAAGGGCCAAAATCATTAACAGCTGAAAAATGTTAAAAACGTCTAGAGACAACTAATGTTGTAACTTACGAATTTCTAAGGTTTGCTTTAGATATTTCCATATGCTTCCCAGAATGGTCCCTCTG is a window from the Apium graveolens cultivar Ventura chromosome 1, ASM990537v1, whole genome shotgun sequence genome containing:
- the LOC141661734 gene encoding mitogen-activated protein kinase kinase kinase NPK1-like, producing the protein MQDFLGSVRRSLVFKSSEEASPFNGFVEKIGSGIRKSRIGLFAKPMPPALPPIPKAKRDDVSSIRWRKGELIGCGAFGQVYMGMNLDSGELLAVKQVSIAANSASKEKTQAHVRELEEEVKLLKNLSHPNIVRYLGTTREEDSLNILLEFVPGGSISSLLGKFGSFPESVLRMYTKQLLLGLEYLHKNGIMHRDIKGANILVDNKGCIKLADFGASKKVVELATMTGAKSMKGTPYWMAPEVILQTGHSFSADIWSVGCTVIEMATGKPPWSEQYQEVAALFHIGTTKSHPPIPDHLSTEAKDFLLKCLHKEPDLRLTASDLLQHPFVTGEYQESHPVNRTSVIRDHSGKHMEISKANLRNSMNPGKIPFGIGSDESHDMCSVRCSTVYPENLSRDAPNWGSSNYDNDDMCQIDDEDFFSDVSVKRSSTSLSADVNKSFNPMCEPNDDWQCKFDDSPVLEKGVTNIFPSGTTNNHSVRYGSSGNGDIDFTFPSGTLTTDDEDEVTESKIIAFLDEKALVLKKLQSPLFEEFNNSLNPMCSISAVGTENKENLAYNCNLPPKSKSPNRVPSRRYSAAVDVAYTASPENCSKHVSNGSSSHQAMQKSKSPPYVELKEVPNQERDSLSASFSERQRKWKEELDEEIERKREMMRQAGVANTSSPKDRICSRQRDRFRYDPSGRSKDLHLQ